From one Culex quinquefasciatus strain JHB chromosome 3, VPISU_Cqui_1.0_pri_paternal, whole genome shotgun sequence genomic stretch:
- the LOC6037557 gene encoding angiopoietin-2 — protein sequence MMACLVVAILFLLVFQAHGGLQNDLGLSSNDRQQVPTSAISDDIRKQLQDVRFTLEKFNTHYLINLEQRMMNILTTMTSLDSNIKSLQEKAQVWDVFQHHIGAWNDHIKSVDQKMELLKKAHESTPPALETRLSNLDFKVQHVFDKVDTINEKLHDITKTVYALSSANRARRNDRESTDQAAVMTKISTLQKQLNRLESTSANCQKKNGNGIGGTKVKKEVQEFEDEVDDFLDKLATKKLKDIAANRKHGRSLDSLTNLLRTVDERTVRIYDLEANQFEQILSCCKRTDREITTFTNSADILLKRIERLVINVDAKIETRNLRQCERNSSMKVEDDVVTDLGSGEGAVPTTTEKDYKAIEIEIDDPEVSADFHQPNKQGCHQLTIRQNGVYTFGEIELNEANRDFNRRYCYFATDGPAWTVIQRRKLDDLQENFNRSWNEYKYGFGDLGHEFWLGNDFINTLTYDDNVELRVELWDFEGNSAWAEFKTFRIDSERFNYNLMVSEYHGNASDAMSYHNDQDFSTFDRANDKSNGSFACALTYGSGWWFNSCAESNLNGIYYADDPKLHKSTGILWETWLGDYSLKESTMMIRSREVWTTEGEPQDP from the exons tgtCTAGTCGTTGCGATTTTGTTTCTCTTGGTATTCCAAGCACATGGTGGCCTGCAGAATGATTTGGGATTATCCAGTAACGACAGACAGCAGGTGCCGACAAGCGCAATCTCTGACGATATTCGGAAGCAGCTGCAAGATGTGAGGTTTACGTTGGAAAAGTTCAACACGCACTATCTGATCAATTTGGAGCAGCGAATGATGAACATTCTAACGACGATGACCAGTCTGGATAGCAACATAAAAAGTTTACAGGAAAAGGCACAGGTTTGGGACGTCTTTCAGCATCACATTGGGGCTTGGAATGATCACATCAAGTCTGTGGACCAAAAGATGGAACTGTTGAAGAA GGCACACGAAAGTACGCCACCAGCGCTAGAAACACGACTGTCGAATCTGGACTTTAAAGTGCAGCACGTGTTCGATAAGGTTGATACAATCAACGAAAAGTTGCACGACATTACGAAAACCGTCTATGCCTTATCCAGTGCCAATCGTGCCAGACGAAACGATCGCGAATCAACTGATCAAGCCGCGGTAATGACCAAGATCAGTACTCTACAGAAACAACTTAATCGCTTGGAGTCCACTTCTGCCAATTGCCAGAAGAAAAATGGAAACGGAATTGGTGGCACCAAAGTGAAAAAGGAAGTTCAGGAGTTTGAAGATGAGGTTGATGATTTCCTGGACAAACTTGCAACAAAGAAGCTAAAGGATATTGCTGCAAATCGTAAGCACGGTCGATCTCTGGATAGTTTAACCAACTTGCTACGAACCGTTGATGAACGGACTGTAAGGATCTACGACCTGGAAGCGAATCAGTTTGAGCAGATTCTGAGTTGCTGCAAACGAACCGATCGCGAAATAACGACTTTTACGAATAGTGCggatattttattgaaacgCATCGAACGGCTGGTGATCAACGTTGATGCGAAAATTGAAACTCGGAATCTACGGCAATGCGAGCGAAACAGTTCTATGAAAGTTGAAGACGACGTTGTAACGGATCTTGGAAGTGGCGAAGGAGCTGTCCCGACTACAACTGAGAAAGATTACAAAgcaatcgaaatcgaaattgaTGATCCGGAAGTTTCAGCCGATTTTCATCAACCGAACAAGCAGGGCTGCCACCAGCTTACGATCAGACAAAACGGTGTCTACACCTTCGGCGAGATAGAGCTGAACGAGGCAAATCGAGACTTCAACAGACGTTACTGCTACTTTGCTACCGACGGACCAGCATGGACCGTGATCCAGCGACGCAAGTTGGACGATCTGCAGGAAAACTTTAATCGCAGCTGGAACGAATACAAATATGGATTTGGAGATTTGGGCCATGAGTTTTGGCTCGGGAATGACTTCATTAACAC ATTAACCTACGACGACAACGTTGAGCTGCGAGTTGAACTCTGGGATTTTGAAGGGAACTCGGCATGGGCTGAGTTCAAAACGTTTCGAATCGATTCCGAGAGATTCAACTACAATTTGATGGTGAGCGAGTACCACGGAAATGCTTCGGACGCGATGAGCTATCACAACGATCAGGACTTTAGCACGTTCGACCGGGCTAACGACAAATCGAACGGATCTTTTGCGTGTGCTTTAACTTATGGAAGTGGATGGTGGTTTAACAG CTGTGctgagtcaaatttgaatggaatcTACTATGCTGACGATCCAAAATTGCACAAATCTACGGGAATCTTGTGGGAAACATGGCTCGGTGATTATTCACTGAAGGAGTCCACAATGATGATTCGATCAAGAGAAGTGTGGACGACGGAAGGGGAACCACAGGATCCTTAA